A section of the Paralichthys olivaceus isolate ysfri-2021 chromosome 16, ASM2471397v2, whole genome shotgun sequence genome encodes:
- the ednrba gene encoding endothelin receptor Ba, whose protein sequence is MKTHLLCLGLLLLTGHILMASGQLEPKKQIPQDPLPVTQRLGLVERDVQGPVRSNITMPRRRLPPMCTGPTEIRDTFKYINTVVSCLVFFVGIIGNSTLLRIIYKNKCMRNGPNILIASLALGDLLHIIIGIPINVYKLLAEDWPFGVALCKLVPFVQKASVGITVLSLCALSIDRYRAVASWSRIKGIGVPKWMATEIALIWILSIILAVPEAIAFDMITMDYKGEHLRICLLHPMQKTEFMKFYKSAKDWWLFSAYFCLPLAVTAIFYTLMTCEMLRKKNGVQIALSDHLKQRREVAKTVFCLVLVFALCWLPLHLSRILKLTIYDEKDPNRCELLSFFLVLDYIGINMASVNSCINPIALYMVSKRFKNCFRSCLCCWCLPAEMLLDEKQSCMKLKVTDRASDQSNSRMTNKSTTA, encoded by the exons ATGAAGACTCATCTCCTCTGCTTGGGGTTACTCCTCTTGACGGGTCACATCCTCATGGCCAGTGGGCAGCTGGAGCCAAAGAAACAAATCCCCCAAGACCCTCTGCCCGTAACCCAGAGACTAGGGCTTGTTGAGAGGGACGTGCAGGGACCTGTGAGGTCCAACATCACGATGCCCCGTCGCCGGCTACCTCCTATGTGCACTGGACCCACGGAAATCCGGGACACCTTCAAGTACATCAACACGGTGGTGTCCTGCTTGGTGTTTTTTGTTGGTATCATTGGCAATTCCACTCTTCTGAGGATCATCTACAAGAATAAGTGCATGCGCAATGGGCCAAACATCCTGATCGCCAGCCTGGCACTCGGAGACTTGCTGCATATCATCATTGGCATTCCCATTAATGTTTACAAG CTCCTTGCAGAAGACTGGCCTTTCGGTGTGGCTCTGTGCAAGCTGGTGCCGTTTGTGCAGAAAGCGTCAGTGGGGATTACAGTGCTGAGCCTGTGTGCTTTGAGTATCGACAG GTATCGTGCTGTGGCCTCATGGAGTCGTATCAAAGGGATTGGCGTTCCAAAGTGGATGGCTACTGAGATAGCTCTCATCTGGATATTATCCATCATCCTGGCTGTGCCAGAGGCAATAGCTTTTGACATGATCACCATGGACTACAAAGGAGAACACTTGAGGATCTGCTTGCTACACCCCATGCAGAAAACCGAGTTTATGAAG TTTTATAAATCAGCAAAGGACTGGTGGCTGTTCAGTGCATATTTCTGTCTACCATTGGCCGTCACAGCTATTTTCTACACCCTGATGACCTGTGAGATGCTGAGGAAGAAGAACGGCGTCCAGATAGCTCTAAGTGATCACCTCAAGCAG cgGAGGGAGGTGGCTAAGACAGTGTTCTGCCTGGTTCTGGTTTTTGCTCTCTGCTGGCTGCCTCTTCACCTCAGCCGTATCCTGAAGCTGACCATCTACGATGAGAAAGACCCAAACCGCTGTGAACTTCTCAG tttctttttggTCCTGGATTACATCGGCATCAACATGGCATCTGTGAACTCCTGCATCAACCCCATCGCCCTCTACATGGTCAGCAAGCGCTTCAAGAACTGCTTCAGG TCCTGCTTGTGTTGCTGGTGTCTACCGGCCGAGATGTTACTGGACGAGAAACAATCGTGCATGAAGCTGAAAGTCACTGATCGGGCTTCTGACCAGAGCAATTCCCGCATGACCAACAAATCTACCACGGCATGA
- the LOC109647223 gene encoding ETS-related transcription factor Elf-1-like isoform X1 has product MLQQSELIFDFASDHINMSQLVSHSDYPAVIVEQLPHPHLLSYAGLACEQPHTEEDHQQMLKVEPCESGEEETMETLVAADSLLNMDCSDTLSLEQHYSQTFLPSLGDVITAPVTQVTVSAEGIVGPVDQSQWHSLHTKKPAAQLQSRKRGKKRRHRRAESPTPDITVKKDKYNKGGNTLYLWQFLMELLQDRQVCPRYIKWTNPHAGIFKLVNSKAVARLWGKHKNKPDMNYETMGRALRYYYQRGILNKVEGQRLVYQFTSLPKDMIYITDGDSTKEEEDDDHDYNSGNDDGVSHDSDDSEISSSDQSVEEEDPRPPQKKISSSSSVRAPATPRTRQAPRPPGQRDSVLRPTSTSLIQEQHLPIVSAEMLRTLQNLEKVQSLQPAGHASVFKTAQLLGSLCERQAAAVVAVDSVGAPDMHEEKSHQG; this is encoded by the exons ATGCTGCAGCAGTCAGAGCTCATCTTTGACTTTGCCAGTGACCACATTAACATGTCACAG TTGGTCAGTCACTCCGATTACCCTGCGGTGATTGTGGAGCAGCTTCCACATCCACACCTGCTCTCATATGCAGGACTAGCGTGTGAACAGCCACACACAGAAGAGGATCACCAGCAGATGCTCAAAG TGGAGCCATGTGAAAGTGGAGAAGAAGAGACCATGGAGACGCTTGTTGCTGCTGACTCGCTTCTCAACATGGACTGTTCTGACACCCTCTCCCTGGAACAACACTATt CCCAGACCTTCCTACCATCACTGggtgatgtcatcacagctCCTGTTACCCAGGTGACTGTGTCAGCAGAGGGGATAGTGGGACCTGTTGACCAGTCACAATGGCACTCGTTGCACACAAAGAAGCCTGCGGCACAGCTGCAGTCCAGAAAGAGAG GTAAAAAACGTCGACATCGCAGGGCAGAGTCTCCTACACCagacatcacagtgaaaaaggACAAATACAACAAAG gaggaaacacactgtacctttggcAGTTCCTCATGGAGTTGCTACAGGATCGACAGGTCTGTCCCCGCTACATCAAATGGACTAATCCCCACGCAGGCATCTTCAAGCTGGTTAACTCAAAAGCCGTGGCTCGACTCTGGGGCAAACACAAGAACAAGCCAGATATGAATTATGAGACAATGGGCAGAGCACTCAG GTACTACTACCAGAGGGGGATACTGAATAAGGTGGAAGGCCAGCGTCTTGTGTATCAGTTCACCTCTCTGCCCAAAGACATGATTTATATCACAGATGGAGACAgcaccaaagaagaagaagatgatgatcaCGACTACAATAGTGGCAATGATGATGGTGTGAGTCATGACTCTGATGATAGCGAGATATCCTCTAGTGACCAATCGGTGGAAGAGGAAGATCCCCGCCCACCACAAAAGAAGATTTCATCTAGTAGCTCGGTGCGAGCCCCAGCCACACCGCGGACCAGGCAGGCACCCAGACCTCCGGGCCAGCGTGACTCCGTCCTGCGGCCCACCAGCACCAGCCTCATCCAGGAGCAGCACTTACCCATAGTGTCCGCTGAGATGCTGCGGACCCTCCAGAACCTGGAGAAGGTCCAGTCTCTGCAGCCCGCTGGTCACGCGTCAGTCTTTAAAACGGCTCAGCTGCTGGGGAGCCTGTGTGAGCGGCAGGCCGCCGCTGTTGTGGCGGTCGACAGCGTGGGTGCACCTGACATGCACGAGGAGAAGTCCCACCAAGGGTAG
- the LOC109647223 gene encoding ETS-related transcription factor Elf-1-like isoform X2 — protein MEPCESGEEETMETLVAADSLLNMDCSDTLSLEQHYSQTFLPSLGDVITAPVTQVTVSAEGIVGPVDQSQWHSLHTKKPAAQLQSRKRGKKRRHRRAESPTPDITVKKDKYNKGGNTLYLWQFLMELLQDRQVCPRYIKWTNPHAGIFKLVNSKAVARLWGKHKNKPDMNYETMGRALRYYYQRGILNKVEGQRLVYQFTSLPKDMIYITDGDSTKEEEDDDHDYNSGNDDGVSHDSDDSEISSSDQSVEEEDPRPPQKKISSSSSVRAPATPRTRQAPRPPGQRDSVLRPTSTSLIQEQHLPIVSAEMLRTLQNLEKVQSLQPAGHASVFKTAQLLGSLCERQAAAVVAVDSVGAPDMHEEKSHQG, from the exons A TGGAGCCATGTGAAAGTGGAGAAGAAGAGACCATGGAGACGCTTGTTGCTGCTGACTCGCTTCTCAACATGGACTGTTCTGACACCCTCTCCCTGGAACAACACTATt CCCAGACCTTCCTACCATCACTGggtgatgtcatcacagctCCTGTTACCCAGGTGACTGTGTCAGCAGAGGGGATAGTGGGACCTGTTGACCAGTCACAATGGCACTCGTTGCACACAAAGAAGCCTGCGGCACAGCTGCAGTCCAGAAAGAGAG GTAAAAAACGTCGACATCGCAGGGCAGAGTCTCCTACACCagacatcacagtgaaaaaggACAAATACAACAAAG gaggaaacacactgtacctttggcAGTTCCTCATGGAGTTGCTACAGGATCGACAGGTCTGTCCCCGCTACATCAAATGGACTAATCCCCACGCAGGCATCTTCAAGCTGGTTAACTCAAAAGCCGTGGCTCGACTCTGGGGCAAACACAAGAACAAGCCAGATATGAATTATGAGACAATGGGCAGAGCACTCAG GTACTACTACCAGAGGGGGATACTGAATAAGGTGGAAGGCCAGCGTCTTGTGTATCAGTTCACCTCTCTGCCCAAAGACATGATTTATATCACAGATGGAGACAgcaccaaagaagaagaagatgatgatcaCGACTACAATAGTGGCAATGATGATGGTGTGAGTCATGACTCTGATGATAGCGAGATATCCTCTAGTGACCAATCGGTGGAAGAGGAAGATCCCCGCCCACCACAAAAGAAGATTTCATCTAGTAGCTCGGTGCGAGCCCCAGCCACACCGCGGACCAGGCAGGCACCCAGACCTCCGGGCCAGCGTGACTCCGTCCTGCGGCCCACCAGCACCAGCCTCATCCAGGAGCAGCACTTACCCATAGTGTCCGCTGAGATGCTGCGGACCCTCCAGAACCTGGAGAAGGTCCAGTCTCTGCAGCCCGCTGGTCACGCGTCAGTCTTTAAAACGGCTCAGCTGCTGGGGAGCCTGTGTGAGCGGCAGGCCGCCGCTGTTGTGGCGGTCGACAGCGTGGGTGCACCTGACATGCACGAGGAGAAGTCCCACCAAGGGTAG